The following are from one region of the Myxococcales bacterium genome:
- a CDS encoding aldo/keto reductase, translating to MIPHVTLAPGGPTVSRIVYGTWRLLAEPALATPQAIAARLALCAEVGMTTLDTAEVYGGYTVEERLGEALKLVPQLKSRFQIVTKFGIYVPNERHPERKTAFYNASAERIEKSVDKSLRLLGVESLELVLVHRPDWFTAAEDTARGLEKVVAAGKVKHVGVSNYTTSQFDLLQSRLALPLVTHQIEFNPFRMDALYDGTLDQCQQRGIRPMAWSPLGGGRLFTDESAALRVREVCAALSETYAGASVSALVHAWVMSHPAGAVPVIGTNKAERIRDLAGAAALKLDRRDWYAVWQAAEGRRIP from the coding sequence ATGATCCCTCACGTCACCCTGGCCCCGGGCGGCCCCACCGTGTCACGCATCGTCTACGGCACCTGGCGCTTGCTCGCCGAGCCCGCGCTGGCCACACCGCAGGCCATCGCCGCGCGCCTGGCCCTGTGCGCCGAGGTTGGCATGACCACCCTCGACACCGCCGAGGTCTACGGCGGCTACACGGTGGAGGAACGCCTCGGCGAGGCGCTCAAGCTGGTGCCGCAGCTCAAAAGCAGATTCCAGATCGTCACCAAGTTTGGCATCTACGTGCCGAACGAGCGCCACCCAGAGCGGAAAACCGCATTTTACAATGCCTCGGCCGAGCGCATCGAAAAGAGCGTGGACAAGTCGCTGCGGCTGCTCGGCGTCGAGAGCCTCGAGCTCGTGCTCGTGCATCGCCCCGATTGGTTCACGGCCGCGGAGGACACCGCGCGGGGGCTCGAAAAGGTGGTGGCGGCGGGCAAGGTCAAACACGTGGGGGTCTCCAACTACACGACGTCACAATTCGACCTCCTGCAGTCCCGGCTCGCTTTGCCGCTGGTTACGCACCAGATCGAGTTCAACCCCTTTCGCATGGATGCGCTTTACGACGGCACCCTCGACCAGTGCCAGCAGCGGGGCATCAGGCCCATGGCCTGGTCGCCGCTCGGCGGCGGGCGGCTCTTCACCGACGAATCTGCGGCTCTGCGCGTGCGCGAGGTCTGCGCCGCTTTGTCAGAGACCTATGCCGGCGCCTCCGTCTCGGCACTGGTGCATGCGTGGGTCATGAGCCACCCCGCGGGCGCCGTGCCCGTGATCGGCACCAACAAGGCCGAGCGCATCCGCGATCTGGCGGGCGCTGCCGCCCTCAAGCTCGACCGGCGCGATTGGTACGCCGTGTGGCAAGCCGCCGAGGGACGCCGCATTCCCTGA
- a CDS encoding class II aldolase/adducin family protein yields the protein MEHAELRNEIVSVCLKLTPSGLSRGTSGNVSARATHEGRDGYWITPSGVPYEALTPQSLLWLALEDTPDEDAFPRPSSEWRFHRDIYRARPDAQAVVHAHPPFATALACGRRAIPAFHYMVAAAGGHDLRCADYATFGTQELSDAILRALAGRTACLIGNHGIVALGAHLQAAFNLAVTVEDLAEQYVRVLQMGEPVLLPDDEMDRVLEKFKTYGRKKV from the coding sequence ATGGAACACGCCGAACTTCGAAACGAAATCGTCTCCGTTTGCCTGAAGCTGACCCCGTCGGGCCTCTCCCGCGGCACGAGCGGCAACGTCAGCGCCCGCGCCACCCACGAGGGGCGCGACGGCTACTGGATCACGCCCTCGGGCGTTCCCTACGAGGCGCTCACCCCCCAAAGCCTTCTGTGGCTCGCGCTCGAGGACACGCCCGACGAAGACGCGTTTCCCCGCCCGAGCAGCGAATGGCGCTTTCACCGCGACATCTACCGGGCCCGTCCCGATGCGCAGGCGGTGGTGCACGCGCACCCGCCGTTTGCCACGGCACTGGCCTGCGGGCGGCGCGCGATCCCGGCGTTTCACTACATGGTGGCGGCCGCCGGTGGCCACGATCTGCGCTGCGCCGACTACGCCACCTTTGGCACCCAGGAGCTGTCGGACGCGATCCTCCGCGCGCTCGCAGGGCGCACGGCCTGCCTCATCGGCAACCACGGCATCGTGGCGCTGGGCGCGCATCTACAGGCGGCGTTCAACCTGGCCGTGACCGTGGAGGACCTGGCCGAGCAGTACGTACGCGTGCTGCAGATGGGAGAGCCGGTGCTGCTGCCGGACGACGAGATGGACCGGGTGCTCGAAAAGTTCAAGACCTACGGCCGCAAAAAAGTCTGA
- a CDS encoding HAD hydrolase-like protein gives MSNGHGAPAPDVLPRIEALLARYDVFFLDAYGVLVNSNGALPGAATFLESLAERGKPYWLLSNDASRSIDTTWKRYTGFGLPVARERIITSGSLLGRTFQREGLVGQRCIVLGTDDSRAYVEAAGGIVAPPDDRSATVCVLADDYGYPFLETMNEVITVLLHRLEHGQTTRLLLPNPDLVFPRTGGFGLTAGAIAAAVEAVLRLRDPSGSQRFVPLGKPYLPIFEAGLEKVGGAVPKARILMLGDQLATDILGATRAGIASALLLTGVSRLAELAHAEAQPTHVVERL, from the coding sequence ATGTCGAACGGTCACGGCGCCCCTGCCCCCGACGTCTTGCCGCGTATCGAGGCCTTGCTCGCGCGCTACGACGTGTTTTTTCTCGACGCCTACGGCGTGCTGGTGAACTCGAACGGCGCCCTGCCCGGGGCCGCCACGTTTCTCGAATCCCTCGCAGAGCGGGGCAAGCCTTACTGGCTGCTCTCGAACGATGCGTCTCGCTCGATCGACACCACCTGGAAACGCTACACCGGCTTCGGCCTTCCCGTGGCGCGGGAGCGGATCATCACGTCAGGCAGCTTGCTCGGCCGCACGTTCCAGCGCGAGGGGCTCGTGGGACAACGTTGCATCGTGCTCGGCACAGACGACTCACGCGCCTACGTGGAAGCTGCTGGGGGGATCGTGGCACCCCCCGACGATCGATCGGCCACCGTGTGCGTGCTGGCGGACGATTATGGCTATCCCTTTTTGGAGACGATGAACGAGGTGATCACCGTGTTGCTCCATCGCCTGGAGCACGGGCAGACCACCCGCCTCTTGCTGCCCAACCCGGATCTGGTGTTCCCCCGCACGGGCGGCTTTGGTCTTACCGCCGGCGCCATTGCCGCCGCCGTGGAGGCGGTGTTGCGTTTGCGCGATCCCAGCGGCTCTCAACGCTTCGTGCCGCTCGGCAAGCCTTATCTGCCGATCTTCGAGGCGGGCCTCGAAAAGGTGGGCGGCGCCGTGCCGAAGGCGCGCATCCTCATGCTGGGCGATCAGCTGGCCACCGACATTCTGGGAGCCACCCGGGCTGGGATCGCTTCGGCGCTGCTCTTGACGGGGGTCTCCCGGCTTGCCGAGCTGGCACACGCCGAAGCACAGCCCACGCATGTGGTGGAGCGGCTTTGA
- a CDS encoding alcohol dehydrogenase catalytic domain-containing protein, with protein sequence MRPRNGLAQSRVLGETFHMDAVVMSAEGEVEVRQCPEPHTVAASDAVVKVTLAGICGSDLHIVAGRDRGCRMGTIMGHEFVGVVTEVGSQVARFRPGDRVVAPFTVNCGQCFFCQRRLPARCERSAGFGFVTSEGRGLEGAQAEFVRVPFADTSLLALPDRDHAGAPFEDQDALFLGDILSTAYGAADAACIVPGDVVAVVGCGPVGLLAIQAAELFQPACVVAVDPCAYRRDKAAALGALPCPPEQARALCDDHTHGRGADAVIEAVGTEGALTRALSLMRPGAIVSIAGYHTADTFSLPIQTAYDLNLTLKVGRANARVHMETLLPKVLAGIFRPRAIISHVLPLRQAVYGYEIFRERRDNAIKVLLTP encoded by the coding sequence GTGAGACCCAGGAACGGCCTTGCCCAGTCGCGCGTCTTGGGGGAAACCTTCCACATGGACGCGGTGGTCATGTCAGCCGAGGGCGAGGTCGAGGTGCGGCAGTGCCCCGAACCGCACACGGTGGCGGCCAGCGACGCCGTGGTGAAGGTGACCTTGGCCGGAATTTGCGGTTCGGACCTGCACATCGTGGCCGGCCGCGATCGGGGCTGTCGCATGGGCACCATCATGGGACACGAGTTCGTGGGGGTGGTGACCGAGGTGGGATCCCAGGTCGCCCGGTTTCGCCCGGGCGATCGCGTGGTGGCGCCCTTCACGGTGAACTGCGGCCAGTGCTTTTTTTGCCAGCGGCGTCTGCCCGCCCGCTGTGAGCGCTCGGCCGGTTTTGGTTTCGTCACCTCCGAGGGGCGAGGCCTCGAAGGCGCCCAGGCCGAGTTCGTGCGCGTGCCCTTCGCCGACACGTCGCTGCTGGCGCTGCCCGATCGCGATCATGCCGGGGCGCCCTTCGAGGACCAAGACGCGCTTTTTCTCGGCGACATTCTCTCCACCGCTTACGGCGCGGCGGACGCGGCCTGCATCGTGCCGGGCGATGTGGTGGCCGTGGTGGGCTGTGGCCCCGTGGGGCTTTTGGCCATTCAGGCCGCCGAGCTCTTTCAGCCCGCGTGCGTGGTGGCGGTCGACCCCTGCGCCTACCGGCGCGACAAAGCCGCCGCGCTGGGGGCCCTGCCCTGCCCGCCCGAACAGGCGCGGGCCCTGTGCGACGACCACACCCACGGCCGCGGCGCCGATGCGGTGATCGAGGCGGTGGGCACCGAAGGCGCCCTCACCCGCGCGCTGTCGCTGATGCGCCCAGGCGCCATCGTGTCCATCGCCGGGTACCACACCGCCGATACCTTCTCGTTGCCGATCCAGACCGCCTACGACCTCAACTTGACCTTGAAGGTGGGGAGGGCGAACGCCCGGGTGCACATGGAGACGTTGTTGCCAAAAGTTCTAGCGGGCATCTTCAGACCCCGCGCGATCATCAGCCACGTTTTGCCGTTGCGACAAGCGGTGTACGGCTACGAGATCTTTCGCGAACGGCGCGACAACGCCATCAAGGTCCTGCTGACCCCCTGA
- a CDS encoding acyltransferase, with product MSARNRSHGTGQWQPGDFRRLGPDCVFEAGALVFHPETISLGRNVYVGHQSILKGYFKNEMTIGDETWIGQQCFLHSAGGLFIGNAVGIGPGVKIITSTHQEAGRAVPVLQAPLSFAPVHIDDGADLGVGAIVLPGVRIGAGAIIGAGAVVTHDVPAYAVAAGVPARVTRLRP from the coding sequence ATGTCTGCACGCAACCGCTCCCACGGCACAGGTCAGTGGCAACCCGGCGATTTCCGCCGTCTGGGGCCAGACTGCGTGTTCGAGGCGGGCGCCCTGGTGTTTCACCCCGAAACCATTTCGCTCGGCCGCAACGTGTACGTGGGGCACCAGAGCATCCTCAAGGGCTACTTCAAGAACGAAATGACCATCGGTGACGAGACCTGGATCGGGCAGCAGTGCTTTCTTCACAGCGCCGGCGGCCTCTTCATCGGCAACGCCGTGGGCATCGGACCCGGCGTGAAGATCATCACCTCCACCCACCAGGAGGCAGGTCGCGCGGTGCCCGTGCTGCAAGCGCCTTTGTCGTTCGCCCCCGTGCACATCGACGACGGGGCGGACCTTGGCGTGGGTGCGATCGTGCTGCCGGGGGTCCGCATCGGCGCCGGTGCGATCATCGGTGCAGGCGCCGTGGTGACCCACGATGTGCCCGCCTACGCCGTGGCGGCGGGTGTGCCCGCGCGGGTGACGAGGCTGCGGCCGTGA
- a CDS encoding glycosyltransferase family 2 protein — translation MSAEGLPASEPLTLIVFAFNESSNVDTVLPPIRDWLAARSPTGQLLFIDDGSTDDTAARAQAVLAGTPGAAVLTHPKNRGIGAALKTGVRAATGTWVTFLPCDGQIAPEALDALLTRAAHTQASLVFSVYLDRNDGLRRTLLSAGIRGLIRAAFGVSLASDGPYLFKRSLFDPDALPPDSFFLNFEFPIRALRRRQPFEVVSIHCRPRHAGVSKSTGWRRILGVARDLVDLRVRMWRE, via the coding sequence GTGAGCGCAGAAGGCCTGCCCGCGTCCGAGCCCCTCACGCTGATCGTGTTCGCGTTCAACGAGAGCAGCAACGTGGACACGGTGCTGCCCCCCATCCGCGACTGGCTGGCCGCCCGCAGCCCCACGGGCCAGCTGCTCTTCATCGACGACGGCAGCACGGACGACACGGCCGCGCGCGCCCAGGCCGTGCTCGCCGGCACCCCGGGGGCCGCCGTGTTGACGCACCCGAAGAACCGCGGCATCGGCGCCGCGCTGAAGACAGGCGTGCGCGCCGCCACCGGCACGTGGGTCACCTTTTTGCCCTGCGATGGCCAGATCGCCCCCGAAGCGCTCGACGCGCTCCTCACCAGGGCCGCGCACACGCAGGCCTCACTCGTCTTCTCCGTCTACCTGGATCGCAACGATGGTCTGCGCCGCACGCTCCTGTCGGCGGGCATCCGTGGCCTCATCCGGGCCGCCTTCGGAGTGAGCCTCGCCAGCGATGGTCCCTATCTCTTCAAGCGCTCGCTCTTCGACCCGGACGCGCTGCCTCCCGATTCATTCTTCCTCAACTTCGAGTTTCCCATCCGGGCCCTGCGCCGTCGCCAGCCCTTCGAGGTCGTATCGATTCACTGCCGCCCCCGTCACGCAGGGGTGAGCAAGAGCACTGGCTGGAGACGCATCCTGGGCGTGGCGCGGGATCTGGTCGACCTGCGGGTGAGGATGTGGCGCGAGTAG
- a CDS encoding DUF2341 domain-containing protein: MTRLAGFISCVGLMLFMGSARASFSYRKSVTIDRSKAGDAGTTTLSAFPMFFKVTDADLRSTANGGDVQSANGYDIIFRALDSATCGGPSTCELPHQIERYDASTGDLEAWVTIPVLNGPSAASDTVIYVYYGNADIVSSTEQASSVWADGYRAVYHFNETTGGTGAVRDSTSHANHLTDVNGPTLGGTGFLGPGIQLDGANDYLEAPTSSSLEITGSITLSMWVNLSSTSEPQIGVTKPPSDTSHVSRYHNYSLHFLRVSSTSFRPRFYLTLGGNARSTSTSTTMSTGSWTHVAGTYDGTTLRVYQNGVLRGSLSNSGAILNSQKKLRIGTNGSGSSEFLANKLDELRICACTRSAGFIVAEFNNQSAPSSFYAVGSESGPGVLSAVHYETGHAQRMPDGAVRVTWRTGWEHETLGYRMYRLAPDASWVRVTPALIPGPLLGGSGPLYEAFDHSPGPPGNRYVVEDVDAHGVATRHAPLDIETLAPPRIPAALREPHNPRLGGGSRCPPRRHPRRRVCPEAKFRPGDPPLGGAPGSPGAPCVPQRLATRGIRSARRGRLGPSP, from the coding sequence ATGACGCGCCTTGCAGGGTTCATCTCGTGTGTGGGGCTCATGCTCTTCATGGGCAGCGCGAGGGCCTCATTCTCTTACCGGAAGAGCGTCACCATCGATCGCTCGAAGGCCGGAGACGCAGGCACCACCACGCTCTCGGCGTTCCCGATGTTCTTCAAGGTCACGGATGCCGACCTACGGTCCACGGCCAACGGCGGCGACGTGCAAAGTGCCAACGGCTACGACATCATCTTTCGCGCCCTGGACAGCGCAACGTGTGGCGGCCCCTCCACCTGTGAACTGCCGCATCAGATCGAGCGCTACGACGCCAGCACGGGGGACCTCGAAGCCTGGGTGACGATCCCGGTTCTGAACGGCCCCAGCGCCGCATCGGACACGGTGATTTACGTCTACTACGGCAACGCCGACATCGTGTCGTCCACGGAGCAAGCCAGCTCGGTCTGGGCTGACGGGTACAGGGCCGTTTACCACTTCAACGAGACCACCGGCGGCACGGGCGCGGTACGGGATTCGACGAGCCATGCCAACCACTTGACCGATGTCAACGGGCCCACCCTGGGAGGCACAGGGTTTTTGGGGCCCGGGATCCAGCTCGATGGCGCCAACGACTACCTCGAGGCCCCCACCTCGAGCTCTCTCGAGATCACGGGCAGCATCACCCTGTCGATGTGGGTCAACTTAAGTTCCACGTCCGAGCCTCAAATTGGCGTGACGAAACCCCCAAGCGACACTTCACACGTGTCACGGTATCACAACTACTCCCTTCACTTTCTCCGCGTCAGCTCGACCTCGTTTCGCCCGCGCTTTTATTTGACGCTCGGAGGGAACGCCCGCTCGACCTCGACGTCGACCACGATGTCCACCGGCTCTTGGACCCATGTCGCGGGCACCTACGATGGCACGACCTTGCGCGTGTACCAAAACGGAGTCTTGCGAGGCAGCCTGAGCAACTCGGGCGCGATCTTGAACTCGCAAAAAAAATTGAGGATTGGAACGAACGGCTCCGGCTCCAGCGAGTTTTTGGCCAACAAGCTCGATGAGCTCAGGATCTGCGCGTGCACCCGGTCTGCGGGCTTCATCGTCGCAGAATTCAACAACCAGAGTGCACCGTCTTCCTTCTATGCCGTGGGCAGCGAAAGCGGCCCCGGGGTGCTCTCGGCCGTGCACTACGAGACGGGCCACGCCCAGCGGATGCCAGACGGGGCCGTCCGCGTGACCTGGCGAACGGGCTGGGAACACGAGACCCTGGGGTACCGCATGTATCGGCTCGCCCCCGACGCGTCTTGGGTGCGGGTGACGCCCGCTTTGATTCCTGGGCCTCTGCTCGGGGGAAGCGGGCCGCTTTACGAAGCCTTCGATCACAGCCCCGGGCCGCCGGGGAACCGCTACGTCGTCGAAGACGTGGATGCCCATGGCGTGGCGACCCGGCATGCGCCCCTCGACATCGAGACGCTGGCACCCCCGCGCATCCCTGCCGCCCTCCGGGAGCCCCACAATCCACGCCTTGGCGGTGGGTCACGTTGCCCCCCTCGAAGACACCCTCGCCGAAGGGTCTGCCCCGAAGCGAAATTCCGCCCTGGCGACCCGCCCCTGGGTGGCGCCCCCGGGAGCCCTGGCGCTCCCTGTGTCCCGCAGCGGCTGGCAACGCGTGGGATACGCAGCGCTCGTCGCGGCAGGCTGGGACCTTCGCCGTGA
- a CDS encoding phytanoyl-CoA dioxygenase family protein, whose translation MSQIETNGASLQDINGTQRLPARLSLTQVETYRREGYLIVPEPVLPDDAFARLCRTFESILADLPEDKRPEDLDVPHLVHPELFEFLFHPSVLSLVTPFLGNDVALFSSHFICKPAADGKRVPWHQDSFYWRHLLSPMEVVTVWLAIDPSDDGNGAMRVVPRTHTNGDVGYEDADLTINTFPKEISRRYLDEAEARAVTCTLLPNHASLHDAVLFHGSEANRSARRRCGYTMRFISAATKYNAEAGNYHQIYLAHGQDRAGNRYGDPNVPRPDLIEARAHRIRRGH comes from the coding sequence AGACCTATAGGCGGGAGGGCTACCTCATCGTTCCAGAGCCCGTGCTGCCCGACGACGCGTTCGCGCGGCTTTGTCGCACCTTCGAGTCGATCCTGGCAGACCTGCCCGAAGATAAGCGCCCCGAAGATCTGGACGTTCCGCACCTCGTCCACCCCGAGCTGTTCGAGTTTCTGTTTCACCCCTCCGTGCTGTCGTTGGTTACCCCGTTTTTGGGAAACGACGTGGCCTTGTTCTCGAGTCACTTCATCTGCAAGCCTGCGGCAGATGGCAAGCGCGTGCCCTGGCATCAAGACTCGTTTTACTGGCGCCACCTGCTTTCGCCCATGGAGGTGGTGACCGTGTGGCTGGCCATCGACCCCAGTGACGACGGCAACGGGGCCATGCGGGTCGTCCCCCGGACCCACACGAACGGGGACGTGGGCTACGAAGATGCCGACCTCACCATCAATACCTTCCCGAAAGAGATCAGCCGCAGGTATCTCGACGAAGCCGAAGCGCGGGCGGTCACCTGTACGTTGTTGCCGAACCACGCCAGCCTGCACGATGCCGTGCTGTTCCACGGCAGCGAAGCCAACCGCAGCGCGCGCAGGCGATGCGGCTACACCATGCGCTTCATCAGCGCGGCCACGAAGTACAACGCGGAGGCCGGGAACTATCACCAGATCTATCTGGCACACGGGCAAGATCGGGCGGGCAATCGCTACGGAGATCCAAACGTGCCACGGCCGGATCTCATCGAGGCGCGCGCCCACCGCATCCGGCGCGGGCACTGA